The following proteins come from a genomic window of Trifolium pratense cultivar HEN17-A07 linkage group LG4, ARS_RC_1.1, whole genome shotgun sequence:
- the LOC123923576 gene encoding histone deacetylase 9, whose protein sequence is MRSKDRIAYFYDGDVGSVYFGPNHPMKPHRLCMTHHLVLSYDLHKKMEIYRPHKAYPVELAQFHSADYVEFLHRITPDTQHLFSTELAKYNLGEDCPVFDNLFEFCQIYAGGTLDAACRLNNQLCDIAINWAGGLHHAKKCEASGFCYINDLVLGILELLKCHPRVLYIDIDVHHGDGVEEAFYFTDRVMTVSFHKYGDMFFPGTGDAKEIGEREGKFYAINVPLKDGIDDSSFTRLFKTIISKVVETYQPGAIVLQCGADSLAGDRLGCFNLSIDGHAECVRFVKRFNLPLLVTGGGGYTKENVARCWTVETGVLLDTELPEEIPENVYIKYFGPEFSLKIPNGHIENLNSKSYLSTIKMQVLENLRCIQHAPSVQMQEVPPDFYIPDFDEDLQNPDERIDQHTQDKHIQRDDEYYEGDNDNDHQMDLP, encoded by the exons ATGCGCTCCAAGGACAGAATCGCTTACTTTTACGACG GTGATGTGGGTAGTGTTTACTTTGGGCCGAACCATCCCATGAAGCCTCACCGCCTTTGCATGACTCACCATCTTGTTCTCTCGTATGATCTTCATAAAAAGATGGAAATTTAT CGCCCACACAAAGCTTATCCTGTTGAGCTTGCCCAGTTTCATTCTGCTGATTATGTTGAGTTTTTGCACAGGATTACGCCTGACACTCAGCACTTGTTCTCAACTGAACTGGCCAAAT ATAATCTCGGAGAAGACTGCCCTGTATTTGACAACTTATTCGAATTTTGTCAGATTTACGCTGGTGGAACTTTAG ATGCTGCATGTCGATTGAACAATCAACTGTGCGATATTGCTATAAACTGGGCTGGTGGACTCCATCATGCCAAGAAATGTGAAGCCTCTGGATTTTGTTACATCAATGACTTGGTTTTAGGGATCTTAGAGCTTCTGAAATGTCATCCACGTGTTTTATATATCGATATAGATGTGCACCACGGTGATGGTGTAGAAGAAGCCTTCTACTTTACTGACAG GGTGATGACTGTCAGTTTTCACAAGTATGGAGATATGTTCTTTCCAGGAACCGGTGACGCTAAG GAAATAGGAGAAAGAGAAGGGAAATTTTATGCCATAAATGTCCCACTCAAGGATGGAATTGACGACTCTAGCTTCACTAGACTTTTCAAGACT ATTATTTCCAAAGTAGTTGAAACATATCAACCTGGTGCGATAGTTCTCCAATGTGGAGCAGATTCACTTGCTGGAGATCGCTTGGGCTGCTTCAATCTCTCTATTGATG GCCATGCTGAATGTGTTAGATTCGTGAAGAGATTTAATTTGCCCTTACTG GTTACTGGAGGTGGGGGATACACAAAAGAAAATGTTGCTCGATGTTGGACTGTTGAAACTGGAGTTCTTCTAGATACGGAACTTCCAGAAG AGATCCCGGAGAAtgtttatattaaatattttggaCCAGAGTTCTCATTGAAGATTCCAAATGGGCACATA GAAAATTTGAATAGCAAGTCATATCTTAGCACTATAAAAATGCAAGTCTTGGAGAATCTACGCTGCATCCAACATGCTCCGAGTGTTCAAATGCAAGAG GTCCCACCTGACTTCTACATTCCTGATTTTGATGAAGATTTGCAGAACCCTGATGAGCGCATTGATC AGCACACTCAAGACAAGCACATCCAGCGCGACGATGAATATTATGAAGGTGACAATGACAATGATCATCAAATGGATCTTCCATGA
- the LOC123923579 gene encoding putative low molecular weight protein-tyrosine-phosphatase slr0328 — protein MKTLYIEGTNLINLPFYHSSQFLSPNPNVPFLVPFPSKQIPKLTPKPYSISFKKSHFSPIQASMASSTLTDTNKPFSVLFVCLGNICRSPAAEGVFTDLVKKSGFDSKFRIDSAGTINYHEGNQADSRMRAASKRRGIEITSISRPIKSSDFVEFDLILAMDKQNREDILEAFNRWKFRDPLPEDAHKKVKLMCSYCKKHDETEVPDPYYGGPQGFEKVLDMLEDACESLLENILAENKHIQES, from the exons atgaagacaCTATACATTGAAGGAACAAACCTTATTAATTTACCATTTTACCACTCTTCCCAATTCCTCTCACCAAACCCAAATGTCCCATTCCTTGTTCCTTTTCCTTCCAAACAGATTCCAAAGTTAACTCCAAAACCTTATTccatttccttcaaaaaatcTCACTTTTCTCCAATTCAAGCTTCAATGGCTTCATCAACTCTCACAGACACAAACAAACCATTCTCAGTTCTCTTTGTCTGTCTTGGAAACATCTGTAGAAGTCCAGCTGCTGAAGGAGTTTTCACTGATTTGGTTAAGAAAAGTGGTTTTGATTCTAAGTTCAGAATTGATTCTGCTGGTACAATCAATTATCATGAA ggtAATCAAGCTGATTCAAGAATGAGGGCAGCTTCAAAAAGACGTGGGATTGAGATAACTTCAATTTCAAGGCCAATTAAGTCTTCTGATTTTGTTGAGTTTGATCTTATTCTTGCTATGGACAAGCAAAATAGAG agGACATATTGGAAGCTTTTAATAGATGGAAGTTTAGAGATCCTTTACCTGAAGATGCCCACAAAAAG GTTAAGTTGATGTGCTCATATTGTAAGAAACATGATGAAACTGAAGTCCCGGATCCTTACTATGGTGGACCTCAAGGTTTTGAGAAG GTGTTAGATATGCTTGAAGATGCTTGTGAATCATTGCTGGAAAACATTTTGGCTGAAAATAAACATATACAAGAATCCTAA